Part of the Georgenia sp. TF02-10 genome, GGGACCTGCAGCACGTCGCCCAGCGCAGCATCGACCAGGCCGTGGCCGACCACGGGGCCGAGTGGGGCGCCGTCGTCGTCGAGGAGATCGGCACCGGCCGGATCCTGGCCCTGGCCGACTCCGCCACCGTCGACCCCGGCAAGTACCAGGAGGCCGACCCCGAGGACCGCGGCTCGCGCGCCGTCTCCACCCCCTACGAGCCCGGCTCCACCGGCAAGCTGCCGACCTTCGCCGCCGCCCTGGAGGAGGGGACCGCCGACCCCGGCACGGTCTTCACCGTCCCGGACACCCTGACCATGCCCAACGGGCAGACCTTCCACGACAACAGCCCGCACGCCACCCACGTCCTGACCACCACCGGCGCGCTGCAGATGTCCTCCAACACCGCCACCGTCCAGATCGGGGACACCGTCTCCGACCGCACCCGCTACGACCTCATGCGCCGCTTCGGGTTCGGGCAGCGCACCGGCATCGAGCTGCCCGGGGAGAGCACCGGGGTGCTGCGCGAGCCGGACGGGTGGGACCCGCGCACCCGGTACACCACCATGTTCGGCCAGGGCATGTCGGTCACCCTGCTGCAGAACACCTCCATGGTCGCCACCCTGGGCAACGGCGGGGTCCGGGTGGACCCGCGCATCGTCGAGGGCACCACCGACGGCACGGGCACCTTCACCGAGACCGAGACCACCCCCGGGGAGCAGGTGCTCAGCCCGGAGACCGCCGGCACCATGCTGGCCATGATGGAGTCCGTCGTGGCCGACGGCGGCACCGGCACCCGCGGCGCCGTGCCCGGCTACCGGGTGGCCGCCAAGACCGGCACCGCCGAGATCCCCGACGCCGCCGGCGGGCTGAGCAACCGGCTCGGGTCCTACGTCGGCGTCGCCCCGGCCGAGGACCCCCGGGTCGCCGTCGGGGTGGTGGTCTACCGCGGCGCCGGCACCTCCTACGGCGGCACCGTCGCCGCCCCCACCTTCAGCGAGGTGATGGGCGCGGCGCTGCGCGACCTCGGCGTGCCGCCCAGCTCCGAGCCGGCCCCGCACCTGCCGCTGGCGCCGGGGGAGGGATGAGGACCCTCGCCCCGGGGGACAATGACCGGGTGACCGCACCCCGGCTCCGCCCGGCCACGCCCCCCCGGCGGCGCCTGGGCGACCTCGCCGACGCCTTCGCCCTGACCGCCACCACCCCCGGCCCGTGGCGCGCCGTGACCGTCGCCGGCGTCGCCGCCGACCACCGCACCGTGGCGCCCGGGGCCCTGTTCGCCGGGCACGCCGGCGGGCACGTCCACGGCGCCGCCTTCGCCGCGGAGGCGGTGGCCCGCGGCGCGGCCGCCGTGCTCACCGACCCCGCCGGCGCCGACCGGCTGGCCGGGGAGCCCCTCGGCGTGCCGGTGCTGCTCGCCCCGGACGTCCCGGCGATCCTCGGCGCCCTGGCGGCCGAGCTCTACGGCCACCCCGGCACCGCGCTGCGGACCTTCGCCGTCACCGGCACCAACGGCAAGACCACCACCACCTACATGCTCGACCACGCCCTGCGGGCGCTGGGCCGGCGCACCGGCCTGGTCGGCACCGTCGAGCTGCGGGTGGGCGCGCAGGTCGCGCCGGCCACCCTCACCACCCCCCAGCCCGCCGACCTGCAGGCAATGCTCGCGGCCATGGTGGAGGCCGGCGTGCAGGACGTCGTCCTGGAGGTCTCCTCCCACGCCCTCGCCCTGGGCCGGGTCGAGCCCCTGGTCGCCGACGTCGCCGGGTTCACCAACCTGACCCAGGACCACCTCGACTTCCACGCCGACCTGGAGGACTACTTCGCCGCCAAGGCGAGCCTGTTCACCCCCGCCCGGTCCCGCGCCGGGGTCACCCTCGTCGACGACGCCTGGGGCGCGCGGCTGGCCGCGCGCGGCGCCACCGGCGTCTCGCTCACCGGCGCCCCGGCCCCCTGGCAGGTCACCGACCGCGCCGCGGCCGGCCCCGGGACCGCCTTCACCCTCCGCGGCCCCGGCGGCACCGCCCTGCGCACCAGCACCGCGCTGCCCGGGGAGTTCAACGTCGCCAACGCCGCGCTGGCCGCCGTGATGCTGCTCACCGCCGGCGTGCCGGCGGCCGACCTCACCGCCGCCCTGGACGGCGCCGGCGGGCTCAGCCCCCGGGTGCCCGGCCGGATGGAGCTGCTCGCCGACCGGCCCCGGGTGGTGGTGGACTTCGCGCACAACCCGGACGCCCTGGCCAAGGCCCTGACCGCGCTGCGCCCGACCACCGCCGGCCGGCTGCACGTCCTCGTCGGCGCCGCCGGGGAGCGGGACCGCGGCAAGCGCCCGGCGATGGGCCGGCTCGCCGCCGAGCTCGCCGACACCGTGGTGATCACCGACGACGACCCGCACGACGAGCCCGCCGCCCAGATCCGCGCCGAGGTCCGCGCCGGCGCCGAGACGGTGAGCGGCGCCACCGTCGTCGAGGTTGCCGACCGGGCCCAGGCCATCCGTACCGTTGTCCGCGGCGCCGCCGCCACCGACACCGTGCTGGTGGCCGGCCGCGGGCACGAGACCGTCCAGGAGGTCGGCGGCGTCGCGCACCACCTGGACGACCGGGAGGAGGTGCGCGCCGCCCTGGCGGAGCGCACCGGAGGACACCGATGATCACCATGCCCCTGGCCGAGGTCGCCGCCGTCACCGGCGGGCACCTGGCCGGCCCCGACGCGGGCGCCGTCGTCGACGGCGACGTCGTCGCCGACTCCCGGGCCGCCGGGCCGGGCAGCCTGTTCGCCGCCTTCGCCGGCGCCCGCGCCGACGGGCACGACCACGTCCCCGCCGCGCTGGCCGCCGGGGCCGCCGGCGCCCTGGTCAGCGCACCGGGGGCGGTCCTGGCCGCCGGCGCCGAGCCGGGCCGGCTCGTCGTCGTCCCGGACGTCGCCGCCGCCCTCGGCGCCCTGGCCCGGCACGTCCTGGCCGCGCTGCGCGCCGCCCGGCCCACCGACCCGCCGCGGGTGGTCGCGGTGACCGGCTCGGTCGGCAAGACCACCACCAAGGACCTGCTCGCCCGCCTGCTCGCCCCGCTCGGCCCGCTGATCGCCCCGCCCGGGTCCTTCAACAACGAGATCGGGCTGCCGCTCACCGTGCTCCGGGCCGACCATGCCACCACCACCCTGGTGCTGGAGATGGGCGCCGACCACGTCGGCAACCTGGCCTACCTGACCTCGGTCGCCCCGCCCGACGTCGCCGTCGTCCTGGTCGTCGGGCGGGCGCACCTGGGGGAGTTCGGCGGCATCGAGAACGTCGCCCGGGCCAAGGGCGAGCTGGTGAGCGGGCTGCTGCCCGGCGGGACCGCCGTGCTCAACGCCGACGACCCGCGGGTGGCCGTGATGGGAGCGCTCGCCCCCGCCCGGGTGGTCACCTTCGGCCGCGGCGAGCGCCCGGCCGACGTGCGCGCCACCGGGGTCCGGCTGGACGACGCCGGGCACCCCACCTTCACCCTGACCGCCCCGGCCGGCAGCGCCGAGGTCACCCTCGCCCTGGTCGGGGAGCACCACGTCACCAACGCCCTGGCCGCCGCCGCGGCGGCGCTCGACCTCGGCGTCCGGCTGCCCGCGGTGGCCGCCGCCCTCGCCGGCGCCGGCCCGGCCAGCCCGCACCGGATGGCGGTGACCGACCG contains:
- a CDS encoding UDP-N-acetylmuramoyl-L-alanyl-D-glutamate--2,6-diaminopimelate ligase, translating into MTAPRLRPATPPRRRLGDLADAFALTATTPGPWRAVTVAGVAADHRTVAPGALFAGHAGGHVHGAAFAAEAVARGAAAVLTDPAGADRLAGEPLGVPVLLAPDVPAILGALAAELYGHPGTALRTFAVTGTNGKTTTTYMLDHALRALGRRTGLVGTVELRVGAQVAPATLTTPQPADLQAMLAAMVEAGVQDVVLEVSSHALALGRVEPLVADVAGFTNLTQDHLDFHADLEDYFAAKASLFTPARSRAGVTLVDDAWGARLAARGATGVSLTGAPAPWQVTDRAAAGPGTAFTLRGPGGTALRTSTALPGEFNVANAALAAVMLLTAGVPAADLTAALDGAGGLSPRVPGRMELLADRPRVVVDFAHNPDALAKALTALRPTTAGRLHVLVGAAGERDRGKRPAMGRLAAELADTVVITDDDPHDEPAAQIRAEVRAGAETVSGATVVEVADRAQAIRTVVRGAAATDTVLVAGRGHETVQEVGGVAHHLDDREEVRAALAERTGGHR
- the murF gene encoding UDP-N-acetylmuramoyl-tripeptide--D-alanyl-D-alanine ligase, whose amino-acid sequence is MITMPLAEVAAVTGGHLAGPDAGAVVDGDVVADSRAAGPGSLFAAFAGARADGHDHVPAALAAGAAGALVSAPGAVLAAGAEPGRLVVVPDVAAALGALARHVLAALRAARPTDPPRVVAVTGSVGKTTTKDLLARLLAPLGPLIAPPGSFNNEIGLPLTVLRADHATTTLVLEMGADHVGNLAYLTSVAPPDVAVVLVVGRAHLGEFGGIENVARAKGELVSGLLPGGTAVLNADDPRVAVMGALAPARVVTFGRGERPADVRATGVRLDDAGHPTFTLTAPAGSAEVTLALVGEHHVTNALAAAAAALDLGVRLPAVAAALAGAGPASPHRMAVTDRDDGVRVVDDAYNANPDSVRAALAALTTLGAGRRRVAVLGEMLELGDAADAEHRAAGAAAARAADVVLAVAAAPLAAGARAAAAHGTEVREAGDVDDAADQLAGLLRAGDVVLVKGSNGTGLWRLADRLTAPRPAVPR
- a CDS encoding penicillin-binding protein 2 — protein: MSPRAARLRHRVPLVLVLTVLLVFGGRLVYVQAVQGADLAAAAREDRTRTSTIRAPRGDIVDADGEILATSVERFNVGVNQRLVRQYEAKDDDGEVTGTGPAAAAEALAPVLGKDKAELGAAMVGDSTFVYLAKGLTPEQWRKVDALGIPGIEPEETTARVYPNGTTAGNVIGFVGRDGEGLAGLELSYQDQLTGTDGSLTVEIGATGQVIPTGRHEEVPAEAGQTVHTTLDRDLQHVAQRSIDQAVADHGAEWGAVVVEEIGTGRILALADSATVDPGKYQEADPEDRGSRAVSTPYEPGSTGKLPTFAAALEEGTADPGTVFTVPDTLTMPNGQTFHDNSPHATHVLTTTGALQMSSNTATVQIGDTVSDRTRYDLMRRFGFGQRTGIELPGESTGVLREPDGWDPRTRYTTMFGQGMSVTLLQNTSMVATLGNGGVRVDPRIVEGTTDGTGTFTETETTPGEQVLSPETAGTMLAMMESVVADGGTGTRGAVPGYRVAAKTGTAEIPDAAGGLSNRLGSYVGVAPAEDPRVAVGVVVYRGAGTSYGGTVAAPTFSEVMGAALRDLGVPPSSEPAPHLPLAPGEG